In a genomic window of Flavobacterium crassostreae:
- a CDS encoding McrC family protein produces the protein MSRLIRVFEHDKLTSKSRCVKGEALGDKIIDKLWQYNDANKNIYFEAIRHGVKFKSYVGVIQIGSTTIEILPKADKANTSNENEKDVWHKVLLSMLAHCKKIKVNAVSEAALRKRHNSLLDLYFELFLNEIGQLLQQGLIKKYSKDSGNVKALKGRLDFAKNIQQNLIRQERFYTTHQVYDYDHLINQILFKALQVLKTITNNTYLIDGVNRLLLNFPEVKEIQINKSHFDKLTSNRKTAPYSEAIKIAKMILLNYSPDIKGGNENMLALLFDMNKLWEEYIYRMLLKVDDPTIKVSFQNRDKFWNDKLIKPDIVISKTYLTNGENKEKPFIIDTKWKIKEFADPDDEDLKQMYVYNMYWKSEKSMLLYPTTNSKETSFGKFHKGRVAENFCKLGFVKVMNGMDLNLEIGKEILLLLDI, from the coding sequence ATGAGTAGACTAATCCGTGTTTTTGAACATGATAAATTAACTTCCAAATCTCGTTGTGTAAAAGGGGAAGCTTTGGGAGATAAAATCATTGATAAATTGTGGCAATACAATGATGCCAACAAAAACATCTATTTTGAGGCTATTAGACATGGCGTTAAGTTCAAAAGTTATGTAGGGGTTATTCAAATTGGGAGTACTACAATCGAGATATTACCTAAAGCTGATAAAGCCAACACTTCTAATGAAAATGAAAAAGACGTTTGGCATAAAGTGTTACTGAGTATGCTTGCCCATTGCAAGAAAATAAAAGTAAACGCGGTATCAGAAGCAGCTTTACGAAAAAGACATAATTCGCTACTAGATTTGTATTTTGAGTTATTTTTAAATGAAATAGGACAGTTACTGCAACAAGGGCTAATTAAGAAGTACAGTAAAGATAGCGGTAATGTTAAGGCATTAAAAGGACGGTTAGACTTTGCTAAAAACATACAGCAGAACTTAATTCGCCAAGAGCGATTTTATACTACGCATCAGGTTTATGATTATGATCATTTAATAAATCAAATTTTGTTTAAGGCATTACAAGTCCTGAAAACAATTACGAACAACACCTATCTAATTGATGGTGTAAATCGTTTGTTATTAAATTTTCCAGAAGTAAAAGAAATCCAAATCAACAAATCTCATTTTGACAAATTAACTTCTAACAGAAAAACTGCACCATATAGCGAAGCGATAAAAATTGCCAAAATGATTTTACTCAATTATTCTCCTGATATCAAAGGAGGGAATGAGAACATGTTGGCTTTGTTATTTGATATGAATAAGCTCTGGGAAGAATATATTTATAGAATGCTTTTAAAAGTGGATGATCCAACTATAAAAGTAAGTTTTCAAAATCGAGATAAATTCTGGAATGATAAATTGATTAAGCCAGATATTGTGATTTCAAAAACATACCTGACTAATGGTGAAAATAAAGAGAAACCTTTTATAATAGATACCAAATGGAAAATCAAGGAATTTGCCGACCCTGATGATGAAGATTTAAAACAAATGTATGTTTACAACATGTATTGGAAGTCCGAAAAAAGTATGTTATTATATCCAACAACTAATAGTAAAGAAACTTCTTTTGGTAAATTCCATAAAGGAAGGGTAGCTGAGAATTTTTGTAAATTAGGTTTTGTAAAAGTGATGAATGGAATGGATCTTAATTTAGAAATAGGAAAAGAAATTTTACTTTTATTGGATATATAA
- a CDS encoding helix-turn-helix domain-containing protein, producing the protein MDIDEVASFVELSKATVYGLTHKRKIPHFKVGKRLCFKKSEIG; encoded by the coding sequence GTGGATATAGATGAAGTAGCTAGTTTTGTTGAATTATCTAAAGCGACTGTTTATGGTTTAACCCATAAGCGTAAAATTCCACACTTTAAAGTTGGAAAACGATTGTGTTTTAAAAAATCAGAAATTGGATAA
- a CDS encoding TerC family protein produces the protein MIVWSCFLIAIFIFLALDLGVFNKTPHIISTKEASKWTGIWVTISFLFSGVIYWLYSNNYVANPDGLKPAVATMKFITGYLIELSLSVDNIFVIAIIFAAFKIPKKYQHRVLFWGILGAIVFRGIMIYFGVLLIHKFSWTTYIFGAFLFYTAMKMLFTDEEEQFDPKKSFVFKMIKKIMPITTTIDGEHFFVKRKHIRAATPLFVALLVIEVMDVIFALDSVPAILAITSDPFLVFSSNIFAILGLRSMYFFLANMLEKFSYLEYSLIAILSFVGLKMLLHDFIEIPEWGSLAFIAAALLTGIAVSLTKSKKQS, from the coding sequence ATGATTGTCTGGAGTTGTTTTTTGATTGCTATATTTATATTTTTAGCATTAGATTTGGGTGTTTTTAACAAAACACCACACATTATTAGTACCAAAGAAGCTAGTAAATGGACTGGAATCTGGGTGACTATTTCGTTTCTTTTCTCTGGAGTAATCTATTGGTTGTATAGTAATAACTATGTAGCAAATCCTGATGGATTGAAACCCGCTGTGGCTACCATGAAATTTATAACCGGGTATTTGATTGAACTCTCTTTGAGTGTAGATAATATTTTTGTGATTGCTATTATTTTTGCTGCCTTTAAAATACCCAAAAAATACCAACACCGCGTTTTGTTTTGGGGGATTTTGGGTGCTATTGTTTTTAGAGGAATTATGATTTATTTTGGGGTATTGCTTATTCACAAATTTTCATGGACTACTTATATCTTTGGAGCATTTTTGTTTTATACCGCTATGAAAATGTTGTTTACCGATGAAGAGGAGCAATTTGATCCCAAAAAATCTTTTGTTTTTAAAATGATTAAAAAAATCATGCCCATCACTACTACTATAGATGGCGAGCACTTTTTTGTAAAAAGAAAACACATCAGAGCCGCAACACCTCTATTTGTTGCATTACTTGTTATCGAAGTTATGGATGTGATCTTTGCCTTGGATAGCGTTCCTGCCATTTTAGCCATCACCAGCGATCCTTTTTTGGTGTTCAGCTCTAATATTTTTGCTATTTTAGGGTTGCGTTCTATGTATTTTTTCTTGGCTAATATGCTGGAAAAATTCAGCTATTTAGAATACAGCTTAATTGCCATTTTGAGCTTTGTGGGGCTAAAAATGCTATTGCATGATTTTATAGAAATTCCAGAATGGGGTTCTTTGGCCTTTATTGCAGCTGCTTTATTGACTGGTATAGCGGTTTCATTAACAAAAAGTAAAAAACAATCCTAA
- a CDS encoding restriction endonuclease subunit S has translation MSKVKLIELKNLPIQLIDGDRGINYPSKSEFTNNGYCVFLNTGNVTKNGFDFSNIEYISAERDLLLRKGKLKYNDIVLTTRGTIGNVGYYNDKLQYKHIRINSGMIIMRCDENQINPYYLYLFLRSEIFKKQVLSQGSGSAQPQLPIGSLKNISFPFANVLTQQKIAKVLSDLDAKTEVNNRINSELEAMAKTLYDYWFVQFDFPDVNGTPYKSSGGKMVWNAALKREIPEGWEDGVLSDIANITMGQSPPGESYNEEGNGMIFYQGCTDFGNRFPTIRKYTTSPTRFAKQGDILLSVRAPVGTLNISKEDCCIGRGLACMNSKNDAITYLFGVMVNLKQTFDRRNASGTTFGSITKDDLFSLPVVIPNAKTVRAFQNLVFPSFEKQNKIELENQELASIRDWLLPMLMNGQVSVRDVAEQLGMVAEDSASYGK, from the coding sequence ATGAGTAAGGTCAAATTAATTGAACTAAAGAATTTACCAATTCAGTTAATTGATGGAGATAGAGGTATAAATTATCCATCAAAATCTGAATTTACAAATAATGGATATTGTGTATTCCTAAATACAGGTAATGTTACTAAAAATGGATTTGATTTTTCAAATATTGAATATATTAGTGCAGAAAGAGATTTGTTATTAAGAAAAGGGAAGTTAAAGTATAATGACATCGTTCTTACTACAAGAGGAACTATTGGAAATGTAGGCTATTACAATGATAAATTACAATATAAACATATTAGAATAAATTCTGGTATGATAATAATGAGATGTGATGAAAATCAAATAAATCCATATTATTTATATTTGTTTTTGAGGTCAGAAATATTTAAAAAGCAAGTTCTATCTCAAGGTTCAGGAAGTGCTCAACCTCAATTACCAATAGGAAGCTTAAAAAATATTTCATTTCCATTTGCAAATGTTTTAACCCAACAAAAAATAGCCAAAGTTCTTTCTGATTTAGATGCAAAAACAGAAGTCAATAACCGCATCAATAGCGAGCTGGAAGCCATGGCAAAAACGCTGTACGATTATTGGTTTGTACAGTTTGATTTTCCAGACGTAAATGGTACGCCCTATAAAAGTTCGGGAGGAAAAATGGTTTGGAATGCAGCGTTGAAAAGAGAGATTCCTGAGGGTTGGGAAGATGGTGTTTTGAGCGATATTGCAAATATTACTATGGGACAATCTCCTCCTGGCGAAAGTTATAATGAAGAAGGAAATGGAATGATCTTTTACCAAGGTTGTACAGATTTTGGGAATCGTTTTCCAACTATTAGAAAATATACAACATCACCAACTAGATTTGCAAAACAAGGCGATATTTTATTGAGTGTTAGAGCTCCTGTTGGTACTTTAAATATTTCAAAAGAAGATTGTTGCATTGGTCGTGGATTGGCTTGTATGAATAGTAAAAATGACGCTATTACTTATTTGTTTGGTGTAATGGTCAATCTGAAACAAACTTTTGATAGAAGAAACGCTAGTGGAACTACTTTCGGTTCAATTACAAAAGATGATTTATTTTCTTTACCAGTTGTAATTCCAAATGCAAAAACGGTTCGAGCATTTCAAAATTTAGTATTCCCTTCTTTTGAAAAACAAAACAAAATCGAGTTAGAAAACCAAGAACTCGCCTCGATTCGGGATTGGTTATTGCCTATGTTGATGAATGGTCAGGTTAGTGTGAGGGATGTTGCCGAGCAGTTAGGGATGGTTGCGGAGGATAGCGCTAGTTATGGAAAGTAA
- a CDS encoding McrB family protein — translation MISYKDYEKQVYDWLMSKHNKNEKFTFSVRQKANKGAELNYFIGTEKSNYFSTTFWFIPVAYPGSSSDLINLVFKINKNEISYNIQFNQTKNPENKQNQLALDLIKNIRLKLESFGDRFSRSEDAHKMEFSQVSSNKQYINFESMVFDLEDDLDKIIPIVDTEIQNIKVKDNTFIAHRFSTEEQNKMFKKMGERFKNYKSHDVTFDLIDDTIEEVVDITSLELKNQPLNQILYGPPGTGKTYNSINRSLSILEHKSELEINLENRVDLKRRFDDYIKNGQIVFTTFHQSMSYEDFIEGIKPETKNEKVTYEIIDGVFKKLCKEASAKKISKNFDDSYSRFIEEVMTKGSLLLETPTHKKKFKVIINSNETAVAIPETEKGTNMGVTKEMARDYVVNGSIRDWKPYTTSIGEYIKKHYPVEVEDIANSNKKFVLIIDEINRGNVSQIFGELITLIEEDKRLGKDEALEVTLPYSKDKFGVPANLHIIGTMNTADRSVESLDSALRRRFSFEEMEPKPYLIKTTGKSGRMKGLVDGIDLEELLNTINTRIEKLIDKDHRIGHSYFLKVHDSASLHHSFKNEIIPLLEEYFFGDFGKIGLVLGSSFVEKINHTFSFAKFDEYDTDIQEDLKQKSVFKIRKETDWKFSEI, via the coding sequence ATGATTAGCTATAAAGACTACGAAAAACAAGTATATGATTGGTTAATGTCCAAGCATAATAAGAATGAAAAATTTACTTTTTCAGTAAGACAAAAAGCCAATAAAGGGGCTGAATTAAATTATTTTATAGGTACTGAGAAATCTAATTATTTTTCCACAACATTTTGGTTTATACCTGTTGCTTATCCTGGTTCATCTTCAGATTTGATCAATCTTGTTTTCAAGATAAACAAAAATGAAATTAGCTATAATATTCAATTTAATCAAACTAAAAATCCAGAAAACAAACAAAATCAATTAGCACTTGATTTAATCAAAAATATTAGATTAAAACTTGAAAGTTTTGGTGATAGATTTTCTAGAAGTGAAGACGCTCATAAAATGGAGTTTTCTCAAGTATCGTCAAACAAACAATATATTAATTTTGAAAGTATGGTGTTTGATTTGGAAGATGATTTAGATAAAATTATCCCCATAGTCGATACTGAAATTCAAAATATAAAAGTTAAAGACAATACATTTATAGCACATCGATTTTCTACAGAAGAGCAAAATAAAATGTTTAAAAAGATGGGAGAACGTTTTAAAAATTATAAAAGTCATGATGTAACTTTCGATTTAATCGACGATACAATTGAAGAAGTTGTTGATATTACATCATTAGAATTAAAAAACCAACCACTCAATCAAATCCTATACGGTCCTCCTGGAACTGGAAAAACCTATAATTCAATCAATCGATCCTTATCAATACTTGAACATAAAAGTGAATTAGAAATCAACCTTGAAAATAGAGTTGACTTAAAAAGAAGATTTGATGATTACATTAAGAATGGTCAAATCGTCTTTACTACATTTCATCAAAGTATGAGTTATGAGGATTTTATTGAGGGTATTAAACCTGAGACGAAAAACGAAAAAGTAACTTATGAAATAATTGATGGGGTTTTTAAAAAACTATGTAAAGAAGCTTCTGCCAAAAAAATATCTAAAAACTTTGATGACTCCTATTCAAGATTTATCGAAGAAGTTATGACCAAAGGTTCTCTATTGTTAGAAACTCCAACACACAAAAAGAAATTTAAGGTTATTATTAATAGTAACGAAACTGCTGTAGCAATACCCGAAACAGAAAAGGGAACAAATATGGGAGTTACCAAAGAAATGGCAAGAGATTATGTTGTTAATGGCAGTATTAGAGACTGGAAACCTTATACGACATCAATCGGGGAATACATCAAAAAGCACTATCCTGTTGAAGTAGAAGATATTGCTAATTCAAATAAAAAATTTGTTTTAATTATTGACGAAATCAATCGCGGTAACGTTTCTCAAATCTTTGGTGAATTAATTACATTGATTGAAGAAGATAAACGATTAGGGAAAGATGAAGCATTAGAGGTTACATTACCCTATAGCAAAGATAAATTTGGGGTGCCAGCAAATTTGCATATTATTGGCACAATGAATACTGCAGATAGAAGTGTAGAGTCATTAGATTCAGCTTTGAGAAGGCGTTTTAGTTTTGAAGAAATGGAACCTAAACCATATTTAATCAAGACAACCGGTAAGTCTGGTCGAATGAAAGGTCTTGTAGACGGTATTGACTTAGAGGAACTATTAAATACTATTAATACCCGAATTGAAAAACTAATCGATAAAGATCATAGAATAGGTCACTCTTACTTTTTAAAAGTTCATGACTCGGCTTCTTTGCATCATTCATTCAAGAATGAAATTATACCTTTATTGGAAGAATATTTCTTTGGCGATTTCGGAAAAATAGGATTGGTATTAGGTTCAAGCTTTGTAGAAAAAATAAATCATACTTTTAGTTTTGCTAAATTTGACGAATACGATACCGATATACAGGAAGATCTAAAACAAAAGTCAGTATTCAAAATTAGAAAAGAAACGGATTGGAAATTTTCTGAAATCTAA
- a CDS encoding HsdM family class I SAM-dependent methyltransferase, which yields MTTTAQFEKQTKNLIDDLKSVCANYGLGNDGNEFKIITQVFLYKFLNDKFVHEVKQLDDKIAKADNWEAVLREYNENDYEMLLMSMSESTARLQPKHFISSLFERQNEANFSDIFDNTLLDIAKENSDLFSVLTEGGEKIVLFENISKYVTDKRDDFCKAIINKLINFSFENIFHEKFDFYATIFEYLISDYNTNSGGKYAEYFTPHAVAKIMARCLVAGEVSNVTCYDPSAGSGTLLMNLAHQIGETKCTVYSQDISQKSSNLLRLNLILNDLVHSIPNIVKGNTILEPYHKDKNGRLQQFDYIVSNPPFKLDFSDYVTDLDSKENHERFFAGMPNVPKAKKDSMAIYPLFVQHIMYSLTAKGKAAIVVPTGFITAQSGIERKIREQMVERKMLRGVVSMPSNIFATTGTNVSILFLDKENTKGDIVLMDASKLGTTVKEGKNQKTLLSPEEEDYIIDTFNKHEAKEDFSVVVSYDDIKAKNYSLSAGQYFEVKIEYTDISPKEFEDKMKSFESNLSALFSESKTLEMEIQNNLKGLRYE from the coding sequence ATGACTACCACAGCACAGTTTGAAAAGCAAACCAAAAACCTCATAGACGATTTAAAAAGCGTTTGTGCCAATTATGGTTTGGGAAATGACGGAAACGAATTCAAGATTATCACCCAAGTATTTTTATATAAATTCCTGAACGACAAATTTGTTCACGAAGTAAAACAACTTGATGACAAAATAGCCAAAGCCGACAATTGGGAAGCGGTTCTAAGAGAATACAATGAGAATGACTATGAGATGCTGTTAATGTCCATGAGCGAGAGTACCGCCCGTTTACAGCCCAAGCATTTTATTTCGAGTTTGTTCGAAAGACAAAATGAAGCCAACTTCTCGGATATATTTGATAATACCTTACTGGATATCGCCAAAGAAAACAGCGATTTATTCTCGGTATTGACCGAAGGTGGCGAGAAAATTGTTTTGTTCGAAAACATCAGTAAGTATGTGACGGACAAAAGAGACGATTTTTGCAAAGCCATCATTAATAAGCTAATCAACTTTAGTTTTGAGAATATCTTTCACGAAAAGTTTGATTTTTACGCTACTATTTTCGAATATTTAATCAGTGATTACAACACGAACAGCGGCGGAAAATATGCCGAATATTTCACTCCGCATGCCGTAGCCAAAATCATGGCACGTTGTTTAGTGGCTGGCGAAGTGAGCAATGTGACTTGTTATGACCCGAGTGCGGGATCTGGAACCTTGTTGATGAACTTAGCCCACCAAATTGGCGAAACCAAATGTACCGTCTACTCTCAGGATATTTCGCAAAAATCCTCCAACTTGTTGCGACTGAATTTAATCTTGAACGATCTCGTGCATTCGATACCCAATATTGTAAAAGGAAACACCATACTAGAGCCGTACCACAAAGACAAAAACGGACGTTTACAGCAGTTTGACTACATCGTATCAAATCCTCCGTTTAAGTTGGATTTCTCGGACTATGTGACTGATTTGGACAGCAAAGAAAACCACGAACGCTTTTTTGCAGGAATGCCCAATGTGCCAAAAGCCAAGAAAGACAGCATGGCCATTTATCCTTTGTTTGTACAACACATTATGTACTCACTTACCGCCAAAGGTAAAGCCGCTATTGTAGTTCCCACAGGATTTATCACCGCACAAAGCGGCATTGAACGCAAAATACGCGAGCAAATGGTAGAGCGCAAAATGTTGCGTGGTGTGGTGAGTATGCCCTCAAATATTTTTGCCACTACAGGAACCAACGTTTCTATTTTGTTTCTCGACAAAGAAAACACCAAAGGTGATATTGTATTGATGGATGCCTCCAAACTGGGAACCACAGTAAAAGAAGGCAAAAACCAAAAGACCTTGTTATCTCCCGAAGAAGAAGATTATATTATTGATACGTTTAATAAACATGAAGCGAAAGAGGATTTCTCGGTTGTGGTTTCTTATGACGATATAAAAGCCAAAAACTACTCTTTGAGTGCAGGACAATATTTTGAAGTAAAGATTGAATATACGGATATTTCTCCTAAGGAATTTGAGGACAAAATGAAATCTTTTGAAAGCAATTTAAGTGCGCTTTTCAGCGAAAGCAAAACTCTGGAAATGGAAATTCAGAATAATTTGAAGGGGTTGAGATATGAGTAA
- a CDS encoding AAA family ATPase, with the protein MKESIIIKNLGPLKDIHIKDIKPFTVLIGESGSGKSTLMKCISLFRYVFKMENIRSYLKHSKISKSPFRFHIDKHIKNSGLDEFIKSNTVIIYTVTFDDGETVEIKYNDKKLNKTKFISPNNIHFTKISFVTENRNIIPLWASNSASLAGAYLGFYFHEVYKDFELATESLKSINLDHVGLKFVVKRTNKGKEYVVESKDSKDFEIKFKNSSSGTQSSAPITLISKYFTSKFDFEDAFNRSVLSYLSAVDSLTDFRPVKNLSELNKKIFIHIEEPELSLYPDAQFKLMDELVKDCFNKNDNDTNLFISTHSPYIVNQLNLMIKAFDNNVEGIAKYDFEKLAVYQVADGGLQSLIAQNERLVNTNPLSETINAIYDQYNAIG; encoded by the coding sequence ATGAAAGAATCTATAATAATCAAGAACTTAGGGCCGCTTAAAGATATTCATATTAAAGATATTAAGCCTTTCACGGTATTAATAGGGGAATCAGGAAGTGGTAAGAGTACATTGATGAAGTGCATCTCTCTTTTTAGATATGTGTTTAAAATGGAAAATATCAGGTCTTATTTAAAACACAGTAAAATTTCTAAAAGTCCATTCCGTTTTCACATAGATAAGCATATAAAAAACAGTGGTTTAGATGAATTTATTAAATCAAATACTGTAATAATTTATACTGTTACTTTTGATGATGGTGAAACTGTTGAGATTAAATACAATGATAAAAAATTAAACAAAACTAAATTTATTAGTCCTAACAATATTCATTTTACAAAAATTAGTTTTGTTACAGAAAATAGAAATATTATACCCTTATGGGCTAGCAATAGCGCATCATTAGCAGGGGCTTATTTAGGTTTTTATTTTCATGAAGTTTATAAGGATTTTGAACTTGCTACTGAGTCATTGAAATCAATAAATTTAGATCATGTTGGTCTTAAATTTGTGGTAAAAAGAACTAATAAAGGCAAAGAATATGTAGTTGAGTCAAAGGACAGCAAGGATTTTGAAATAAAATTCAAAAACAGTTCTTCAGGAACTCAAAGTTCAGCTCCCATTACTTTAATTTCAAAATATTTTACTTCAAAATTTGATTTCGAAGATGCGTTTAATAGATCTGTTTTAAGTTATTTGTCAGCGGTTGATAGTTTAACAGATTTTAGACCTGTTAAAAATTTAAGTGAGTTAAACAAAAAAATATTTATTCATATAGAAGAGCCTGAACTGAGTTTATATCCTGATGCTCAGTTTAAATTGATGGATGAATTGGTAAAAGATTGTTTTAATAAAAACGACAATGACACCAATTTATTTATCTCGACACACAGCCCTTATATTGTGAATCAACTTAATCTAATGATTAAAGCTTTTGACAACAATGTGGAAGGAATAGCAAAATATGATTTTGAAAAATTAGCAGTTTATCAAGTTGCCGATGGAGGATTGCAAAGTTTAATTGCTCAAAACGAAAGGTTAGTAAATACAAACCCTTTGTCTGAAACAATTAATGCTATTTATGATCAATATAACGCTATAGGTTAA